The following are from one region of the Falco biarmicus isolate bFalBia1 chromosome 1, bFalBia1.pri, whole genome shotgun sequence genome:
- the TTYH2 gene encoding protein tweety homolog 2, translating into MPPARADYLVPWWVGWLHGLPHRGLHLQPVPAAFRPRDPDYQQSLLFLGLVAAVCLGLNLLFLTVYLICLCCCKRDQEPETKRPHSCCVTWMAVTAGLICCAAVGIGFYGNSETNDGVYQLLYALDHANHTLTSIDSLVAVTTLQMQVGLEQHLARLNELLASRGDYLQTLKFMQQLAGSIVLQLLGLPVWQGTSTDLTALAGHIAYVEYYRWLAYLLFFILVLTVCLLACLGLAKRSRCLLTTMLCCGLLTLILSWASMAVDTAAAVGTSDFCVAPDKFIINQTESDISMVVVHYYLYCDQSLSNPFQQALTVFQRSLTTMQIQIQGLIQFALPLFPTAEKDLLGVQQLLNSSETSLHQLTAMLDCRGLHKDYLDALIGICYDGVEGLLYLVLFSLLVAASFSTIICATPRAWKHITGRDRDYDDMDEEDPFNPQARRIATHNPARGQLRSFCSYSSSLGSQSSLHPPAQTISNAPVSEYMNQAVLFGGNPRYENVPLIGRGSPPPTYSPSMRATYLSVTDEHIRHPSTEFPA; encoded by the exons atgccgcccgcccgcgccgaCTACCTGGTGCCCTGGTGGGTGGGCTGGCTGCACGGGCTGCCGCACCGCGGCCTGCACCTCCAGCCCGTGCCCGCCGCCTTCCGACCGCGGGACCCCGACTACCAGCAG tcGCTGCTTTTCCTGGGCTTGGTGGCCGCTGTCTGCCTCGGCCTcaacctcctcttcctcaccgTCTACCTgatctgcctgtgctgctgcaaaagGGACCAGGAGCCCGAAACCAAGCGGCCCCACTCCTGCTGTGTCACCTGGATGGCTGTCACCGCTGGGCTCATCTGCTG TGCGGCCGTTGGCATCGGCTTCTACGGGAACAGCGAGACCAACGATGGGGTGTACCAGCTGCTCTACGCCCTGGACCATGCCAACCACACCCTGACCAGCATCGACTCACTG GTGGCAGTCACCACGCTGCAGATGCAGGTGGGCCTGGAGCAGCACCTGGCACGGCTGAATGAGCTCCTGGCCTCGCGGGGGGACTACCTGCAGACCCTTAAGTTCATGCAGCAGTTGGCCGGCAGCATCGTCCTGCAGCTCTTGGGGCTGCCCGTCTGGCAGGGCACCAGCACGGACCTCACCGCACTGGCCGGCCACATCGCCTACGTTGAGTATTACCG GTGGTTGGCTTATCTCCTCTTCTTCATCCTCGTCCTCACCGTCTGCCTCCTGgcctgcctggggctggccAAGCGCTCCCGCTGCCTCCTCACCAC gaTGCTGTGTTGCGGGCTGCTGACGCTGATCCTCAGCTGGGCCTCCATGGCCGTGGACACGGCGGCAGCAGTG GGCACCAGTGACTTCTGCGTGGCCCCAGACAAGTTCATCATAAACCAGACAGAGAGCGACATCAGCATGG TGGTGGTGCACTATTACCTGTACTGCGACCAGAGCCTGAGCAACCCCTTCCAGCAG GCTCTCACCGTCTTCCAGCGCTCACTCACCACCATGCAGATCCAGATCCAGGGCCTGATACAGTTTGCGCTGCCCCTCTTCCCAACAGCAGAG AAAGACCTGCTGGGggtccagcagctcctcaacTCCTCAGAGACCAGCCTGCACCAGCTCACGGCCATGTTGGACTGCCGGGGGCTGCACAAG gactaCCTCGACGCCCTCATTGGCATCTGCTACGACGGGGTAGAGGGTTTGCTCTACCTGGtcctcttctccctgctggTGGCCGCCTCCTTCTCCACCATCATCTGTGCCACGCCACGCGCCTGGAAGCACATAACTGGCAG GGACCGGGACTACGACGACATGGATGAGGAAGACCCCTTCAACCCACAGGCGCGTCGCATCGCCACCCACAACCCGGCCCGGGGGCAGCTCCGCAGCTTctgcagctacagcagcagcctgggcagccagagcagcctgCACCCCCCGGCACAGACCATCTCCAACGCCCCCGTCTCCGAGTACAT GAACCAAGCTGTGCTCTTCGGTGGAAACCCGCGCTATGAGAACGTCCCCCTCATCGGCAGAGGTTCTCCCCCACCCACG TACTCCCCGAGCATGCGAGCCACCTACCTGTCCGTCACCGATGAGCACATCAGGCACCCCAGCACTGAGTTCCCAGCCTAA
- the RPL38 gene encoding 60S ribosomal protein L38, producing the protein MPRKIEEIKDFLLTARRKDAKSVKIKKNKDNVKFKVRCSRYLYTLVITDKEKAEKLKQSLPPGLAVKELK; encoded by the exons ATG cctcGCAAGATTGAGGAGATTAAAGACTTTCTGCTGACAGCCAGGAGGAAGGATGCAAAGT CGGTCAAGATCAAGAAGAACAAGGACAATGTGAAGTTCAAGGTGCGCTGCAGCCGGTATCTGTACACCCTGGTCATCACGGACAAGGAGAAGGCCGAGAAGCTGAAGCAGTCCCTTCCCCCAG gtTTGGCCGTGAAGGAGCTGAAATGA